A genomic window from Oceanobacillus timonensis includes:
- a CDS encoding glycoside hydrolase family 13 protein — MKKTWWKEATAYQIYPRSFMDSNGDGIGDIQGIISKLDYLKDLGIDVIWVSPVYQSPNDDNGYDISDYQAIAEEFGTMADFDELLEKVHQKGVRLIMDLVINHTSDEHPWFIESRSSKDNPYRDYYIWHPGKNNGEEPNNWESIFGGSAWKYDAQTKEYFMHIFSEKQPDLNWENEAVRNDLYQMVNWWLDKGIDGFRVDAITHIKKKPGFPDMPNPKKKKYVPSFKGHMNQDGIHEFLQEFKKATLDHYDIMTVGEANGVKLSQADDWVGEEHGVFDMIFQFDHLNLWGRESGERLDLEELKRVFTTWQKGLADVGWNALFLENHDQPRSVSSWGDTVHYHAASAKAFALLYFMMQGTPFIYQGQEIGMTNAPFESIEEYDAVDAKNFYKEQLEEGIPEKDILKALAKTSRDHSRTPMQWNSKENAGFTTGTPWMKVNPNYKTVNVEAQQKNPDSIFTFYKQLIALRKQQEGLIYGNYNLVLENHPAIYAYTRRYQKDAWLILVNVFGKETEYALPEQWENNDLRLLINNYDEAELGKLKPYQAVIYQMN, encoded by the coding sequence ATGAAAAAAACATGGTGGAAAGAAGCAACAGCCTATCAAATTTACCCAAGAAGCTTTATGGATTCGAACGGAGATGGGATTGGTGATATACAAGGCATTATCTCTAAACTAGATTATTTAAAAGACTTAGGAATCGATGTCATCTGGGTCAGCCCAGTCTATCAATCTCCTAATGATGATAATGGCTATGATATCAGTGATTATCAGGCAATTGCTGAAGAGTTCGGGACCATGGCTGATTTTGACGAGCTTTTGGAAAAAGTACATCAAAAAGGGGTGCGTCTGATTATGGATTTAGTTATAAATCATACTTCAGATGAACATCCTTGGTTTATCGAATCCAGATCATCGAAGGATAATCCATACCGCGACTATTATATTTGGCATCCCGGGAAAAACAACGGGGAAGAACCGAATAATTGGGAATCGATTTTTGGAGGTTCCGCCTGGAAATATGATGCGCAGACAAAAGAGTATTTCATGCATATTTTTTCTGAGAAACAGCCTGATTTAAATTGGGAAAATGAAGCAGTCCGCAACGATTTATACCAAATGGTCAATTGGTGGCTGGATAAAGGGATTGATGGTTTTCGGGTGGATGCAATCACACATATTAAAAAGAAACCCGGCTTTCCGGATATGCCGAATCCGAAAAAGAAAAAATATGTTCCTTCCTTTAAAGGGCATATGAATCAGGATGGCATTCATGAATTTTTACAGGAGTTTAAAAAAGCAACGCTTGATCATTACGACATCATGACTGTTGGAGAAGCCAATGGGGTGAAGCTTTCGCAGGCGGATGACTGGGTTGGCGAAGAGCATGGGGTATTTGATATGATTTTTCAATTTGACCACCTCAACCTCTGGGGACGTGAAAGTGGGGAGAGGCTTGATTTAGAAGAATTGAAGCGTGTGTTTACTACTTGGCAGAAAGGACTTGCGGATGTTGGATGGAATGCATTATTTCTAGAAAACCATGATCAGCCGCGTTCGGTTTCCAGCTGGGGAGATACCGTGCATTATCATGCAGCTTCTGCAAAAGCTTTTGCATTACTATACTTTATGATGCAGGGAACGCCGTTTATTTATCAAGGGCAGGAAATAGGGATGACTAATGCCCCGTTTGAATCAATTGAGGAATATGACGCGGTTGACGCCAAGAATTTTTATAAAGAGCAATTGGAAGAAGGAATCCCTGAAAAAGACATTTTAAAAGCGTTGGCGAAGACCAGTCGGGATCACTCACGGACACCCATGCAGTGGAACAGTAAAGAAAACGCTGGTTTTACAACAGGAACACCATGGATGAAAGTGAACCCAAATTATAAAACGGTCAATGTAGAAGCACAGCAAAAGAATCCGGATTCTATCTTCACTTTTTATAAACAGCTGATTGCCTTACGGAAACAGCAAGAAGGACTTATTTATGGGAATTATAATCTGGTGCTGGAGAATCATCCTGCGATTTATGCATATACACGGAGATATCAAAAGGATGCGTGGCTGATTCTTGTGAATGTTTTTGGAAAAGAAACAGAATATGCTCTGCCGGAACAATGGGAGAATAACGATTTAAGATTACTTATCAATAATTATGACGAAGCAGAACTAGGAAAACTAAAACCTTATCAAGCTGTTATTTATCAAATGAATTAA
- the motA gene encoding flagellar motor stator protein MotA: MDKSSVIGLILGVIAIGLGMVFKGAQLTALLEPAAFLIILLGTVAAVTIAFPGNVLKKVPALFKKLFSNQKQTDSKELITLFMDWADQTRKEGLLSLESQVSEVNDPFLSSGLQLAIDGQSPDFIKDVMVEKIEAMEQRHEEGAAIFTQAGTYAPTLGVLGAVIGLIAALADMSDIDALGHAISAAFVATLLGIFTGYVLWHPFANKLREKSKQEVLQKELIVEGVLAITTGDSRLIVQEKLGSLLSSKELEELQKRDSDG; this comes from the coding sequence ATGGATAAATCATCAGTGATAGGATTAATATTAGGCGTAATTGCTATCGGATTAGGAATGGTGTTTAAAGGTGCACAATTAACTGCATTACTTGAGCCGGCGGCATTTCTTATCATTTTATTAGGTACAGTTGCAGCAGTTACCATTGCATTTCCGGGAAATGTGTTAAAAAAAGTACCGGCATTATTTAAAAAATTATTTTCCAATCAAAAACAAACAGATTCCAAAGAGCTTATTACGTTATTTATGGACTGGGCAGACCAGACCCGTAAAGAAGGGCTGCTATCTTTAGAGAGTCAAGTAAGTGAAGTAAATGACCCCTTTCTTTCATCCGGTTTGCAATTGGCCATTGATGGACAGTCACCTGATTTTATTAAAGATGTCATGGTTGAAAAAATAGAAGCAATGGAGCAGCGTCACGAAGAAGGAGCTGCTATTTTCACACAAGCAGGTACTTATGCGCCGACGCTTGGTGTACTAGGAGCTGTAATTGGATTGATTGCGGCGCTTGCAGATATGTCAGATATAGACGCGTTGGGGCATGCTATTTCTGCTGCTTTTGTGGCGACATTGCTGGGGATTTTTACAGGTTACGTATTATGGCATCCGTTTGCTAATAAACTGCGTGAAAAATCAAAGCAGGAAGTGTTGCAAAAAGAGTTAATCGTGGAAGGGGTCCTGGCTATTACGACAGGTGATTCACGTTTAATTGTACAGGAAAAACTGGGATCTTTACTTTCTTCCAAAGAATTGGAGGAACTGCAGAAGAGGGATAGCGATGGCTAG
- a CDS encoding flagellar motor protein MotB produces the protein MARRRRKKKQSHVDESWLLPYSDLLTLLVALFIVLFASSDVNVERYFQLANVFRDELSAGSGTGILEYDSEPVPPKMDEGRDDGDYMDEGTDDEEGSEEEEEAMEDADLEGEQELLRLQQVQEEINVYIEDAGLTEEFGTELTGEGLLVRMRNDILFDSGSAEVKSEGVQVAADVSHILHTEPPHQVVISGHADDVPIHNADFDSNWELSVDRAMNFMQLLMQNEDLDPTLFSVKGYGEFDPAYPNDTTEDRARNRRVEVLVLPNYEIDVPDEINED, from the coding sequence ATGGCTAGAAGAAGAAGAAAGAAAAAACAATCTCATGTAGATGAATCCTGGCTGCTGCCTTATTCCGATTTATTAACATTATTAGTAGCGTTATTTATTGTTTTATTCGCTTCCAGTGATGTCAACGTGGAAAGGTATTTTCAGCTTGCGAATGTTTTCCGGGATGAATTGTCAGCTGGATCAGGAACGGGAATTTTAGAGTATGACTCGGAGCCGGTTCCTCCAAAAATGGATGAAGGCCGGGATGACGGTGATTATATGGACGAGGGAACGGACGATGAAGAAGGCAGCGAAGAAGAGGAAGAAGCTATGGAGGATGCTGATTTAGAAGGGGAACAGGAACTTCTCAGACTACAGCAGGTTCAGGAAGAAATAAACGTATATATTGAAGACGCCGGTCTGACAGAAGAATTTGGCACAGAACTGACGGGAGAAGGACTGCTGGTCAGAATGCGTAATGATATCCTGTTTGATTCGGGAAGTGCAGAGGTTAAATCGGAAGGGGTACAAGTTGCAGCAGATGTTTCTCACATTTTACATACAGAACCTCCTCATCAGGTAGTTATTAGCGGTCATGCGGATGATGTTCCTATTCATAATGCGGACTTTGATTCAAATTGGGAGTTAAGTGTAGACCGGGCGATGAACTTCATGCAACTTTTGATGCAAAACGAAGACCTTGATCCAACCTTGTTCAGCGTGAAAGGATACGGAGAATTTGATCCGGCTTATCCCAATGATACAACGGAAGACAGAGCAAGGAACAGACGTGTAGAGGTGTTGGTCTTACCTAATTATGAGATAGATGTGCCGGATGAAATAAATGAGGATTAG
- a CDS encoding chemotaxis protein CheA, translating into MDTQQYLDIFLDESQEHLQSINDNILKLEEDTSNLEYVHEIFRSAHTLKGMAATMGYDDIASLTHKMENVLDLIRNEELVTDTEIIDILFLAIDDLEDMVDSIRNGGDGKKDVSEHVKKLEAIEKGESMSSPGVTTTGEESENEGMHFKTSDLDEFQFTVIQQAKEQGMIPFEVTVTFETGCILKGARAFMVFEVLEDLGEIIRTFPTVEEIEEGTFDSGFTLLFLTDQTPDDLIKAIKNVSEVEAVEAHVMEIDDKMLHPQAEKKEKTVEAEQAQTDKKPVSEKATEVPVKKDETKTDTSKKKDSASTNGKKATSKNIRVNLDKIDNLLNLFEEVVIDRSRLEVLVSSIDNNDLRETVEHLSRVSSDMQSLILAMRMVPIEQVFNRFPRMIRQLAKDLNKKINLEIKGADTEVDRTVIDEIGDPLVHLIRNSCDHGIESPEKRLANNKPEEGKLTLHAYHSGNHVFVEIEDDGAGINREKVSEKAIENHIITAQEAKELTDDQVAALIMSSGFSTADTISDVSGRGVGLDVVKNKIEALGGKISVTTTSGKGSIFSIQLPLTLSIITTMLVHVQKETFAIPLTSILETVILPKEKIMYAQGADVIDYRGKIIPVLFLGKVLKVPDYHSQADRYSTVIIKKGDKLLGLVVDELIGQQEVVLKSLGNYLGEVFIVSGATILGDGEVALIIDPNALME; encoded by the coding sequence ATGGACACGCAACAATATTTGGATATTTTCTTAGATGAAAGCCAAGAACATTTACAATCAATTAATGATAATATATTGAAATTAGAAGAAGATACTTCTAATTTGGAGTATGTACATGAGATATTTCGCTCTGCACATACGCTAAAGGGAATGGCAGCTACAATGGGGTATGATGACATTGCATCGTTAACCCATAAAATGGAAAATGTGCTGGATTTGATTCGGAATGAAGAATTAGTTACGGATACGGAAATCATAGATATTTTATTTCTGGCAATTGATGATTTGGAAGATATGGTTGATTCTATACGTAACGGGGGCGACGGTAAAAAAGATGTCAGCGAACATGTGAAAAAGCTGGAAGCCATTGAAAAAGGAGAAAGTATGTCTTCTCCAGGTGTTACTACAACAGGGGAAGAGTCCGAAAATGAAGGAATGCATTTTAAAACTTCCGATTTAGATGAATTTCAGTTTACTGTTATTCAGCAGGCAAAAGAGCAAGGAATGATTCCTTTTGAGGTCACAGTAACTTTTGAAACGGGATGTATTCTGAAGGGTGCCAGAGCATTTATGGTTTTTGAAGTATTAGAAGACCTGGGAGAAATTATCCGTACGTTCCCGACAGTTGAGGAAATAGAAGAAGGGACCTTTGATTCTGGATTTACCCTTCTATTTTTAACAGACCAGACGCCGGATGATTTGATAAAAGCGATAAAAAATGTGTCCGAAGTCGAAGCGGTGGAAGCACATGTTATGGAAATAGATGATAAAATGCTTCATCCTCAAGCCGAGAAAAAGGAAAAAACAGTGGAAGCCGAACAAGCGCAAACGGATAAAAAGCCGGTCAGTGAAAAGGCAACAGAAGTCCCGGTGAAGAAAGATGAAACAAAGACAGATACATCAAAGAAAAAGGATTCAGCATCCACTAACGGGAAAAAAGCAACTTCTAAAAATATCCGGGTTAATCTCGATAAAATTGATAATCTGTTAAATTTATTTGAAGAGGTTGTTATAGATAGAAGTCGCTTAGAGGTACTTGTTTCCTCGATAGATAATAATGATTTAAGAGAAACCGTCGAACACTTAAGCAGAGTGAGTTCGGATATGCAGTCATTGATTCTTGCTATGCGGATGGTGCCGATTGAGCAGGTTTTCAATCGTTTTCCGCGAATGATTCGTCAGCTGGCCAAAGATTTAAATAAAAAAATTAATCTGGAAATAAAAGGAGCAGATACAGAAGTAGACCGTACTGTCATTGATGAAATTGGCGATCCGCTTGTTCATTTGATTCGTAATTCTTGTGACCATGGTATTGAAAGTCCGGAGAAACGGTTAGCAAATAATAAGCCGGAAGAAGGCAAACTGACATTACATGCTTACCACAGTGGAAATCATGTGTTTGTGGAAATTGAAGATGACGGGGCTGGAATTAACCGTGAAAAGGTGTCGGAAAAAGCAATTGAAAATCATATTATTACAGCGCAAGAAGCGAAAGAATTGACAGATGATCAAGTTGCTGCATTAATTATGAGCTCGGGTTTCAGTACAGCAGATACCATTTCCGATGTTTCCGGACGCGGTGTCGGATTAGATGTTGTTAAAAATAAGATAGAGGCTTTAGGCGGTAAAATTTCTGTTACCACAACATCCGGAAAAGGAAGCATTTTTTCCATCCAGCTCCCATTAACATTATCGATTATTACAACGATGCTTGTGCATGTTCAGAAGGAAACATTCGCCATTCCGTTAACTTCTATTTTAGAGACGGTTATACTGCCGAAAGAGAAGATTATGTATGCGCAAGGTGCTGATGTGATTGATTATCGTGGTAAAATCATACCTGTCTTGTTTTTAGGAAAAGTGCTGAAGGTTCCAGATTACCATTCACAAGCAGATCGTTACTCTACTGTTATTATTAAAAAAGGAGATAAGTTGTTAGGGCTGGTTGTTGATGAATTAATCGGACAGCAGGAAGTAGTATTAAAATCGCTTGGGAATTATCTAGGAGAAGTCTTTATCGTTTCAGGGGCGACGATTTTAGGTGATGGAGAGGTAGCTCTTATTATTGATCCCAATGCATTAATGGAGTAA
- a CDS encoding chemotaxis protein CheW — protein sequence MDTDKHIIFRLKEQTFAVHVQQIVSIERALSLTKVPRTPDFLKGVTEMRGMMTPIIDLRERLDLGTVEITDQTRTLVVQVDEMQIGMVVDQATEVKDIPASFIKSAPKLVGEIKDTFLLGVATIDKELILLLDLEQIIQFTERNQLKEIIEEIDNPEQSIEN from the coding sequence ATGGATACAGATAAACATATAATATTTAGATTAAAAGAACAAACCTTTGCAGTTCATGTGCAGCAAATTGTTTCCATAGAACGGGCTTTATCTTTGACGAAGGTTCCCCGTACACCTGATTTTCTAAAAGGGGTCACGGAAATGCGCGGGATGATGACGCCGATTATCGATTTACGTGAAAGGTTGGATCTTGGTACTGTCGAAATAACCGATCAGACAAGAACGCTTGTGGTGCAAGTGGATGAGATGCAAATTGGTATGGTCGTTGATCAGGCAACAGAAGTGAAGGATATACCCGCTTCATTCATTAAATCTGCACCGAAGCTGGTAGGGGAAATAAAAGATACCTTTTTATTAGGTGTAGCAACCATAGACAAGGAACTAATCTTATTATTAGACTTAGAACAGATTATCCAGTTTACCGAAAGAAATCAACTCAAAGAAATAATAGAAGAAATAGATAACCCGGAGCAATCCATAGAAAATTAA
- a CDS encoding Cof-type HAD-IIB family hydrolase encodes MTKPIKLIALDMDGTLLNPALEISKRNKAAIQEALNQGIQVVLSTGRGMDTCYPYAQDLNLQTFLITANGGEVWTMEKELLQRKLLSANIVEDLNQITKEKGVRRWMISTEKVFQEDEIVNIHDYQWLKFGCASENPEKLREVQERLMEWEELELTNSLPTNIEINPKGVSKANALDFLCERTGISMEEIMAVGDSLNDMKMIQKVGVGVAMGNAQDVIKEAANAVTFSNIEDGVGKAIEKFALK; translated from the coding sequence ATGACAAAACCTATTAAACTAATTGCTTTGGATATGGATGGGACATTACTAAACCCGGCCCTCGAGATATCCAAACGCAATAAAGCAGCAATCCAAGAAGCGTTAAATCAAGGCATCCAAGTAGTCTTAAGTACGGGACGGGGAATGGACACATGTTATCCATATGCGCAAGACTTAAACTTACAGACTTTTTTGATCACAGCTAATGGCGGGGAAGTATGGACGATGGAAAAAGAGTTACTGCAAAGAAAACTGCTTTCTGCTAATATTGTAGAAGACTTAAATCAAATTACAAAAGAAAAGGGCGTACGTCGTTGGATGATTTCTACTGAAAAAGTATTTCAAGAGGATGAAATTGTAAACATCCATGATTATCAATGGTTAAAATTTGGATGTGCTTCGGAAAATCCGGAAAAACTGCGAGAAGTACAGGAAAGATTAATGGAATGGGAGGAGCTGGAATTAACGAATTCCTTACCTACAAATATTGAAATTAATCCAAAAGGTGTAAGTAAAGCAAACGCATTAGATTTTCTATGTGAGCGTACTGGTATTTCAATGGAGGAAATCATGGCAGTTGGCGACAGTCTGAATGATATGAAAATGATTCAAAAAGTCGGCGTAGGTGTCGCAATGGGAAATGCGCAAGATGTCATAAAAGAAGCAGCTAACGCTGTCACATTCAGCAATATAGAAGATGGTGTCGGGAAAGCTATTGAAAAATTTGCTTTAAAATAA
- a CDS encoding cold-shock protein has protein sequence MSFSRGPKEPVQEVETNVWSCTQEDCQGWMRESFSFEDEPSCPLCQSEMTKEVRVIPELK, from the coding sequence ATGTCTTTTTCTCGCGGACCAAAAGAACCAGTACAAGAAGTTGAAACGAATGTATGGTCATGTACGCAAGAAGATTGTCAAGGATGGATGAGAGAATCATTTAGTTTTGAAGATGAACCGAGCTGCCCTTTATGTCAATCTGAAATGACAAAAGAAGTTCGCGTAATTCCGGAATTGAAGTAA
- the exaC gene encoding acetaldehyde dehydrogenase ExaC, which yields MRYANPNTEGAIVNYEKRYDNYIGGKYQPPVKGNYFENTTPITGEVFCELARSTKEDVDAAIDAAYEAKDAWGETSVAERALILHRIADRMEENLEKLAVAESWENGKAVRETLAADIPLAIDHFRYFAGTIRAQEGTLSQIDNDTVAYHFHEPLGVVGQIIPWNFPILMATWKLAPALAAGNCVVLKPAEQTPASIHVLLDLIKDLLPDGVLNIVNGFGVEAGKPLATNSRIAKIAFTGETTTGRLIMQYASENIIPVTLELGGKSPNIFFEDILDKDDSFVDKAIEGMVMFALNQGEVCTCPSRALVHESIYDRFMEKAIERVKQIKIGHPLDTETMMGAQASEEQFEKIKSYLDIGKQEGAEILVGGEVNELDGELASGYYVQPTIFKGNNKMRIFQEEIFGPVLAVTTFKDKEEALEIANDTLYGLGSGIWTRDMNTAYRFGRGIQAGRVWTNCYHQYPAHAAFGGYKKSGIGRENHLMMLDHYQQTKNLLVSYSESPDGLF from the coding sequence ATGAGATATGCTAATCCAAATACAGAAGGTGCTATTGTAAATTATGAAAAGCGTTATGATAATTACATTGGCGGGAAATATCAGCCGCCGGTAAAGGGAAACTACTTTGAAAATACAACCCCGATTACAGGGGAAGTGTTTTGCGAGTTGGCCCGTTCCACAAAAGAAGATGTTGACGCGGCAATTGATGCAGCATATGAAGCAAAAGATGCCTGGGGAGAAACTTCTGTTGCCGAACGTGCGCTTATTTTACACCGTATTGCTGATCGTATGGAAGAAAATCTGGAAAAATTGGCAGTAGCGGAGAGCTGGGAGAATGGAAAAGCAGTCCGTGAGACATTGGCAGCAGATATTCCGTTGGCAATTGACCATTTCCGTTATTTTGCAGGTACGATTCGTGCGCAAGAAGGAACGTTAAGCCAAATTGATAATGATACGGTTGCTTATCATTTCCATGAACCTTTAGGAGTTGTTGGCCAAATTATTCCATGGAACTTCCCGATACTCATGGCAACTTGGAAACTGGCACCGGCGTTAGCTGCCGGAAACTGTGTTGTGTTGAAGCCTGCTGAACAGACGCCGGCGTCCATTCATGTTCTGCTTGATTTAATAAAGGACTTATTGCCGGATGGTGTCTTAAATATTGTAAATGGCTTTGGTGTAGAAGCCGGAAAACCACTTGCAACGAATAGTCGTATTGCAAAAATTGCCTTTACTGGAGAAACGACAACAGGACGTCTGATTATGCAGTATGCGTCTGAAAATATTATTCCGGTAACACTGGAACTGGGTGGAAAGTCGCCTAATATATTCTTTGAGGATATTTTGGATAAGGATGACAGCTTTGTTGATAAAGCAATTGAAGGAATGGTTATGTTTGCTTTGAACCAGGGAGAAGTTTGCACATGTCCTTCCCGGGCACTTGTCCACGAATCAATTTATGATCGCTTTATGGAAAAAGCAATTGAACGTGTCAAACAAATTAAAATTGGACACCCGCTGGATACAGAGACCATGATGGGGGCACAGGCTTCGGAAGAACAATTTGAAAAAATTAAATCTTATCTCGATATTGGTAAGCAGGAAGGTGCTGAGATTCTTGTTGGCGGTGAGGTGAATGAGCTTGACGGCGAACTGGCCTCCGGATATTATGTCCAGCCAACGATTTTCAAAGGAAATAATAAGATGCGTATTTTCCAGGAAGAGATTTTTGGCCCAGTATTAGCCGTAACTACATTTAAAGATAAAGAAGAGGCATTGGAAATTGCGAATGATACGCTTTATGGATTAGGTTCCGGTATCTGGACACGCGATATGAATACAGCCTATCGTTTTGGGCGTGGCATTCAGGCTGGACGTGTATGGACAAATTGTTATCATCAATATCCGGCACATGCTGCGTTTGGAGGCTATAAAAAGTCAGGAATCGGCAGAGAAAACCATTTAATGATGCTGGATCATTATCAGCAGACAAAAAACTTGCTCGTCAGCTATAGTGAAAGTCCAGACGGCTTATTCTAG
- a CDS encoding DUF779 domain-containing protein: MVDRVVATQGAQDLMTKLKDIHGPLMFHQSGGCCDGSSPMCYPLGELKTGDSDILLGNLQGDIPFYISKDQFEYWKHTQLIIDVVNGRGGMFSLEGPEGKRFLTRSRVFTEEETEALHARSS; encoded by the coding sequence ATGGTAGACAGAGTGGTTGCGACACAGGGTGCCCAGGATTTGATGACAAAATTAAAGGATATCCATGGTCCGCTTATGTTCCATCAATCAGGAGGTTGTTGTGACGGGAGTTCACCAATGTGCTATCCGCTTGGAGAATTGAAAACTGGTGATTCCGATATTTTATTGGGGAATCTGCAGGGAGATATCCCGTTTTATATTTCCAAAGATCAATTTGAATATTGGAAACACACCCAGCTTATTATTGATGTTGTCAATGGAAGAGGCGGCATGTTTTCATTGGAAGGACCTGAAGGAAAAAGATTTTTAACACGTTCCAGAGTATTTACAGAGGAAGAGACAGAAGCATTACACGCAAGGTCTTCATGA
- a CDS encoding IDEAL domain-containing protein: protein MVTVKMLKPYYVKTEEKYIRIILAYQYFSIIMNKNIYQFIPVKSTEVRINRKTKKIENTEDVFAFQKEKEVLTISMSQLVSVPGFLEMLHRIAESYYLPEDTEVVSDQQRALDQLVSELEDENVKRLIDKAIDNEDKETFLELTNTLKHK from the coding sequence ATGGTTACTGTAAAAATGTTAAAACCTTATTATGTAAAGACCGAGGAAAAGTATATACGGATTATTTTAGCGTATCAGTATTTCTCAATTATTATGAATAAGAATATATATCAATTTATCCCTGTTAAATCTACAGAAGTCCGTATTAACCGCAAAACGAAGAAAATTGAAAATACCGAGGATGTTTTCGCATTTCAAAAAGAGAAAGAAGTATTGACTATTTCCATGTCACAATTGGTTTCGGTTCCCGGCTTTTTAGAAATGCTTCACCGTATAGCTGAATCCTATTATTTACCTGAAGATACAGAGGTTGTTTCAGATCAGCAAAGAGCTTTGGATCAACTGGTATCTGAATTAGAGGATGAAAATGTAAAACGACTCATTGATAAAGCGATTGATAATGAAGATAAAGAAACGTTTTTAGAATTAACAAATACCTTGAAACATAAATAA